gcttcttcttttcctgaTGCTTCTTTTAATCGTGAACATCTGAATACTCTCTTCGTTCCTAAATTTATTTATCATGATTTTAATATTTTCTACGTGCCATGTACAAATAAGTCAAGAGGAGGACCTCCTCTTATATTAGATCGTGTCTCTCTAGTGAACCAACGTaaagtcatttttttttggattataagaattttgaaggaaaaacgGAAGATTCTAATCTTAAGGAAAAAATCATATATTCCTcagtccaacaaaggatgtcttaactttgactaaatttaaatgcatctatacactaagtcatgtctagatacatccaaattttaacaaacttgagacatcttttgttggacagagggagtacatgtcttttatatcattggattgcATAATTTCCACATGACAAGATTTTTTCCTCTAAAGACTTTTTGATTGGCTTGATGtctaaaacacataaataagaaaaacacatGATTAGAGTCACATCTGTCTAAAAGTAGCAATTATTTAAAAACTTTGTGAGAGATTTAATTGACTTTGTCTCGATTTGCATGAGGAGGCGATCGCTAACATAAAAGAGGGTTTTCTCATTATTTGTGTGTCACATTAGCAAAATGCGCAAGATACCATACTAAGAGATCCATGTGAGAGGCCTAACAAGATGATCCAAAGctattccaaaaaaaaagatttcaaattttagaaaaaGTCAGCAAGGTTGGAACTATGACTTGGCGGGAACATGGGGTGTGTCTCATGTTTAATCTTCCTGGAACTGTATGGGGTTATTGCTTTTGTCTTCTCGCGATTTTAATTGCACCTGTGTAACCTGCAGGGGCATTCAACTTCTCATGGTATGTGTGGAGCATCGTCAGTTGTATTTATATCAAATTTTGGAACAtcataggaaaaaaaagagtccaTAGACAATATTTGTACTCCTTCCATCCCacattaagtgtcgaaatattacgtaTATTTAGATaattttgagtcacttagtgtgtcacggagggagtataaaagaGCAAAAACCATAAATGGTTTTATTATTTTCTAAAGGTATTGTTTTAGTCCAAATTCTTCAAAATTGCATACCTACGTCATAAAAATATCTGACAGTCATCGGCGTCAGTCCTATGCACCGTTTTGACATGTAAGTGCGACAGGTTGTCCACCGCTTCGTAGATCCTCCAATAAAGTTTGCCCTTCTAAATTTGTAGCCTCTACTCGTCTAGCAAAGCATGCCATGCGTGACCTGGCAACAGGATCTACATGTCAAGGATTGGAGCAGTCTCGTTGGCATAAATGCGAGTATGGTGAGAGGCAGTGTGTGTACACAGTAGAGAGCGGATGCATGACATGTCGCGCATTAACCCTCTTTAGTGTGCCCCTTAtgcaaacataaaaaaaagatgaaccACAAAATTAGAAGAGAAACTTTTCAGAGGGTATAACTGTGCAAACACTGTCTGCGCGGCGATGGTCAacccaccatgcatgcatatgctcTGTCGTGAGACTTAAATATTTTTAGAACCCAAATTCGGAGATTGTAGAATAAAGACTAGTAACTTGTAACCTTTTCttaaacggttttgctattgataaGTCGTCCGTTTTTTCGTCAGAGATCAATCGACCTGTTATCCATCgaatcttaatccaacgatagcaAGTGAGAGATGAGAGAACGGAGATAAccctcagatcttaatccaacggatTTGAAGAGTCGATCGATATTTAAGGCTCATTTCTTTAAAAAACATGTGAGTTAGAAATAGCCACATCCTTCATAAGAAGATAGTTATTCAAATCATTTTACTCATGATACAAGCCTAGAAATGACACAACCCACTGCAGTAAAATCTTGAAAATTCCCCCATCCACCATAAAAATCGTTTAAATCGAAGAAACCGTAGATCTCAACCTCATATTTCTTCTCGTTACATAGATGGTTGGCGCACACGCCGCGGGCATGCACGAGACAATATTTGGGTATGTTTGGATGGTGGCCAAACCATGCcctaccaaatttttggtcattgaCCAAGATTTGGTTCCTGTTTGGATCAAAGtcaattttttggcaagccaatTCCCCACTGACAActctagtttatttttttttcaaatcatAGGCAGACAAAACCCcaaccaatattttggcaaacaaatcaattgtgggctcaaaccaaacagctcCTGCGTGCCAACGGATAAGCCGCCAATATATACGATTTTTGAGCAACAGGCCACGCACATGATATCGTCAGCTAAACTTACGCACCGGGAAGACCGGAAGAACGACACCCCCCACGACGAGGAAGCGAGGATGCTCCTTGGACCCGCCCGTCGTCCCCGTCTGCCGCATCGGCGGCGTCTCCAGTCTCCACGCCCAAAACAGCAGTAGTAGTTTCCTTGCGATCGAGACGTGCAACACGCGCTCCCCAcgcacggtcccgtcgtatgtGCAGTTAACCCCTCGTTTGCCACGACGCCTCCTCGTCTTACCCGCTCCGCCGGTTTAATCCTTGGCCTATATGTAGCGTCACTCTTATCCCGTTTCCCTTCTCTTTTACTGGTTCATCTCGCTAGCATTTTTCGATCTTGTCGCTCTGAGTTCTCCGGTTCGGGCTGCTCGTCTGGCCAAGTGGAATATCCATCCACCGTTGCCAACAAGCGCGGGATGATCGTGCTCCCGTGAACGAGGCCCCTGCTCTGCGGAAGGTACGCATTTTCTGTTGGCATCTTTGAAAGAAGAAATCAAGGAATGATCGCGTTTGATGTTCTCGATTCCTTTTGACAAGGGTAATCGGTAGGCCTAGACCGATTCTAACAGTTTTACCCATACGAAAACCCTTCAATAATCGCGTGCTAGATCTTATTTGCCGTAACCCATATTAATATTTGCAACACGTGTGCGCATTTGGGGAGGGAATTTGAAGGGGAAGAAGTGACTGCCTACAAGTTTTTAATATTTGTTTCTTCGTCAAATTGGGCAATTTCTTATCGCTTTAACCATGCCTACGCTTTGTTCAGGAAAAGATTTCACGATAACTGATCGACGGGACGaaatcgatcgatctgctGACCGATGGCTGAGATCGACACGAGGCCGCTAGAGTCTGTGCAGGCTGCTCTGAACCTCTTCGAGCAGAGATCAAATGACCACAGCAGGTCCAGCAGCCCTGACAGAAACGTGGGTGCTTAATCCCTCAATTTCGAATCATTATAAATCACATAATCATTTGTACTCTTATTTCCTGCGCAAATCCATGGGTCTTTATGTAACGCAACTCCACATGCTTTGCAAgcgcaggagcaggagatTGACGCCGTGACGAAGGAGCTCGCCACCTGCAAGCTGCAGCTGGAGATGAAAGACAACGAGAACAAGCAGGCAACCCTGGACCTGGACGCGCTCCGGAAGGCCATGCGGGAGCTGTCGGAGAAGTACGACAGGGCGTGCCTGGACGCGCACCGCCGCATCTCCGAGCTCGAGTCCGACAACGCCGGGATCACGCGCCGGCAGTGCGAGGCGGCGTGCGAGTGCGAGGCCCTGCGCGGTGAGCTGGCCTGCGCGAGGCGCGAGCTGGAGGCCCTGAGGGGCGCCAACGCGTACGTgctggaggaggtggaggccaTGGAGACGCGGCGGATCCTGGAGCGGGATAGCGCCCGGGAGGCCCTGGCGCGCGCGCTGGAGCTCAACGAGGCCGTGCTCTCGTCCGCCGTGGCCGCAATCCGGGCCGAGGAGGAGCGGTCCGTCTTCTTCCAGGAGTTCACCATGGAGATGCTCAGCTCTGGCAAGGATTCGGAGGCGGTTGGCAGGATGCAGGAGGCCATGGagggcgtggaggaggagctgctggCCAAGACTGTGGAGGTGGAGATCCTCCGGTCCGAGCTGTtgcagctcaaggagctttaCTTCTCCTCGGAACGAGCTGTGGTGGCGGTGATGCCggactcggcggcggcggcggccgcgtctGGGAATGACGGCTCTGCTGCGTGCAATGGAAGTGATCCTGAGATTGCCGACGCGTGTTTTGGCACCGTGGAGAGTGTGGATGGACCAAACATTCGGCCTGATGATGGGAATATTAGGGGCTCGTTGTCTGAGCGTGTCGTGGAAGGTcagaagaaaccaaagaaggGAGTTCGTTTCTTGGAGGATTACAAGAGCACGAGCTGTGGCGACAAGGACACTGCCATGGCAGGAAACAGAGGCTTCGAGGCTGCGACGACAGACGCCGGCTTTGTCACGGAGATCTCCAAAGACGACCGCGAGGCCGACGGGTACGTGCTCGTCGCGAAGGACGGCGAGGCAGGGATCAAGGACGCCGCGATCAGCGACCTGAGGTTCACCCTGGAGGAGGCGCTGAGGCGGGCCGagctggcggaggaggccaaGGCGGCGCTGGAGAGGGAGCTGCGAGGCCGGGACGAGGTCCagaagcaacagcagcagcagcagcgcccgccgcggccacgTCCTGGACGCTTCGAGAATgcaccggcgccgcctgcccggCCGCGGGTGAcgccttctccggcgccgaaAGGCGGCGCGAGTCCGACGCCGCGCTGCCACGGGCTGACCCTGGGGAAGGTGCTCAACATGAAGTACAAGTGAAAAAGCGTTCGGGTTGGTCCTTGTACGGTGTGTATCGTCACCGCGCTGCCACGGGCTGACCCTGGGGAAGGTGCTCACGAGTCATATGTTCACAACGATGGATGCTGAAGAACTAATATGTGATCCAGTTGAATTCCTGTTCCTGTGTGTCATTATGTGCATTTCCTTCCTTTCTGTAAGATGTTTAAACGAGTTTTGCAACTCAGTTCCATCTCCGTGTCATTGGTCCCCTCTCGACCTTCTCGGCCTGCTGCTGGTCTGGTTTTCTCTGAGTTCGATCTCAATTGGCCAATCAACTAGGGATGGCGTTGAGGATTAAACAGGGGGATGCTTTCGACCTGAATTACGATGTCGTTTGGGATGACAACGATGGTGCTCGTAGTCGTCGCTGACGATTTGTCAGTATTGTATCTGATGCGGCATTCTTTGATTACTCCATCTATCGGCTTATCTCATTTTGTTCGCACCTCGGTTGAACTGATGTGGAAGATACGCGGAAGATACCACGACAACACACACTTTCTTGACTGGCGTATGACAGTCCGGCCACGCAAGCAAGGCCCAGTCAGTTTTATTTTTGGAAAAGGTCCATTTGATCCTTCAACTATTGGTTTTAGTTTTAGTCTTTAAATTAGCAAGCCTAACAACTTGCTCTTAGCACTGTCATGTTTAACCAGTGAGCACACGCCCTACCTAAGTAATTCTCGCAAATGCTCAATGTTTCTAATCCATGCCTTTGGTTGTTTGATTAGTTAGATGCGTTAGTTTTGGAGATTACATTATAAATTATTGACTAAGGACAGAAACTTCCCTCATTTTTTTCCGTCTTCCCCGTGGATGGATGGCTATGGGCCATTTTCAAATTAGACGGGCCACCGGGCTGACGGGCCCTTATCCGTTCTTGGCGAGCCAGAAAGCTAAACCAGTTGTCCCGTGCGGGACCGAGGGCTCGTGGACGAGGCCCAGGCACGGCCTGAGGTGGGTCATGGGCTGGCCTCGCCTGTTTAGTTTCTTCTTGGGCCAAGCCCGTCACGAGCCAAGCACGGCGGGCTTGCGGGCTTTCTTTTTGGCTTGGCCCATTGGCCACCTATTGGTGGGGGTTGGGGGCAGCACCCCCCTGACCTCTTCAGGAGGCACATGTTGCATGTCCACTGGGAAAGAAGTATTCATCATTTACGAGCTATGCAATTTTCAGCACACAAAGAAGATGCTTAGTTCCGGTGCACACGATAGAAGAGATACATCTTGATATTGTTAGTGTGTATAGCATGACATTTGACACTAGCAACTTCACTAGTGTAGCGAGCATTACAACAGTACTTCATAGATATTTACGGCTGCAGTTGTGGAGATAGATATTAAAGATGGTTACACGGCCTATGGGCTTGCACAATGTATTCCATAGATGACAATTGCATATTGTGTTGGTTGTCTTGAGGACTTGTGATATCTCTACAACTACATTGGCTTGTTAGGTGGAAGAGGTTCAATACGTTGCAGTGTAGCTACGAGTTCAAtctgtacctttttttttctttcgagagCCGATGCAACAACTTACCTTACAGACCCAAAGGTAAGCTACCAATGATTGAAAATCTTGGATAGTTTCGTACACTAATATTCTATTGTAAGTATCACTTATGCCTAATGTATGTAGGAAGACAACTATAAGAAGAAATAATTTTGGCTAATTTGACATAAATGTCATATTCAAatctaaatctttgcattgCATCGACCTTTTCAACCTCGGACATTCCTATCACGCTCCTCAACCGATCAGCCGGCACTGTGCCAGAGCAAACATGGCCTCTCCAGACACAATGTTCTCTCCAACGAACAGTATGGGAGAAGAAACATCTTCTGAGGCAGCTCGGAGACATTAGTTTCAACTTCTCACCGTAACTGCCAGGAGCATTCTAGTTGCTAGTGGAGCAATAAAAGAATGTGCTATCGTAGCCACTCGCAACCGTGGTAGTCAGTCACAGCTAAAACAAGTGTCATGTTCATGGAGGACAACTTAATCTAAAAATAACAAATAGAAATAGTAGGAAGTAAACGTTACAATACTGCAAAACTCGATATCTCTGCACGACCACCACTGACTGACAAAAACAAAGCGTTAAACATAACAAATCATCTCTGACACGTACAAACAAGAATCATCAAAGACAATGGTATATAGTTTATACCCGACGATTTGTTAGACAATCTTTTCCGTGCTTTCCCATATATACTGTTAGTTTGTGCTTATATTTCTCACATGTGTTTCCGACTGGTTGTATCAACAATTTTCAAAGTTCTTGTGTCAACACCATTTCTTGCATGCTTCCATTCTTTACATTGTTGTTTCCCTCATATGGGAACTTTGCTTCAACCGCTACCATCCATGCTTCATTAGCAACAGTTTCCTTATTTTGTCAAGAAAACAATTTCTATAATTTATCTTCCGGATCCAATGGCCGATTACTTCTAGATGCTACAATGAAAATGTAGACGCAAATATGAGGCCACAACAAGAGTTGGAAGTTCTTCCAAGGGGACGAAGTGGTTGAGGAAAATGAAGATCACATGAGAGAATATTAGGAGGATTTACTTTGAAGCATTATGCAATTAGGGGGTCAATCAGAATCTGTTTTGAAACTGCCTGGAGGGTGGTCAGCACGCCGCTGCGCTTTTTCCACCGTACTGGTGTTAATCACACGACCATCACCTTTACCGATGGGATGCTAGTTATCTTATTGGTACAGAACGAAAACTTCATTCAGTTTCCTTCAACTATAGATTGACCAGGCAACTATGTTGTAGCTTTGTTTTCTGAAGATGTTGGCTCGAGGACTAGATTTGGGGTGATAAtcccaagttttttttattggttTGGACCTGTCAACATGACAACACGAGTAACAATCTGAGGCGTTATTTTGGAATGCATTGTTTTATCTTGTTTTATTGGGTCCAATAATGTTGTCCCGGTTAATATTGGTCCGGTCCCTCACGGTAGAATTATGGAAAATGAGGCAGAAGATCTTTGTTTGTGGCAAATGATGAAAAATATTGTTCTTGTGAAACCAGTGCTTCGaaacttttttgtttgtttgcgtAAGCTGTTTTTGTCCGGTGCAAAGCATCTTTTATGAACAAAAATATGATTGTGTAGATCTAgctagttcttttttttttgtaagttCACAGCTTGAGATCTTACACACACCATTTCGTTTTAAAACATGTTCTTTTGGAAAGAACTCTGCATTAGCACTAAGTCAAGGTAGACCGAGTTCAAGACGACATATTGGAGCCCTCCGGAGCGGTGGTTGATATGGACCACGGCGAGTGCCATGGCCGAAGATAGGTCCACGCCGATGCATGTATGATTTGCAGCAGCGGAGCTAGCTGAGTACTTGCTTCGTTGAATATTAATTGATACGAATTTAATATATAAATCGTACTCTCTCAGTGTAACgaagaatgtctcaactatgatcaaatttgaatgcacctatacactaagttatgtctagatacatccaaattttgacatgcACGGAAATCTAACCGATATAGTAAGTAAACCATGTAGATATGGACCGAATTAATTCATGCCTATTGCATCCAGCCCAATCGTGGATTTAAATGCAGGGGCATGCTTCTCGATTTCACCTGTGTCCTCGCTCCTCGACGCAACagcctcctccctcttctcctctccatTGATCCACACGCAGGATCCATCCAGCAGCCATGATGAGGACCAGCCCCCTCCTCGCCTTTCTCGCCGTCGCATCCGtcctctgcgccgccgccacgcccgccgcggcgctcGGCGCGGAATGGAAGTCGATCAAGAACGTCACCGACCCGCATATCCAGGAGCTCGGCGCgtgggcggtggcggagcACGGCAAGGTGGCCAACGACAGGCTGAGGTTCAGGAAAGTGGTGGACGGAAAGCTGCTGGTCTTGGTTGGCGTGACCTATCTGCTCGATGTGGACGCGGTGAGGCTCGACGGCAAGGACGCCGTGTATAAGGCGAAGGTGTATGAGCAGGACACGAGTCGCAAGCTCATCTCGTTCCAGCCTGCTTCCAACTGAGAGATCTTGTATCAATAGAAATTTGTTACAATATCAATATTATTTCATATCTATATCAATCAAATTTCATTGTGATATCAAATTTTTATTCAAATATCAGTTCCGCTGTCGGAATGCATGCCGCGTGTGtcaattctttcttttttttaagagacTCCGTCAATTCTTTAGATTAAGGGAAAGGATCTGGGAAATGAACCAAGTTCTCGGCTAAGTTATAAAACTTCTAATTTCGGTGGTGTGCTGTATAAGCCTACGGTACGTAATGCTCTTTGATACTCCGTATTTCAATTTTCACTTTATAgtaataagaaaaacagaaaaaaacagCTGAGCATCTTCGTCTCTGCCCGGCCGTTTCCCGattccacgccgccgccacatgCCCAGCGAGCCGCTGCCATCCTCCAAGCGCCGTGCCGCGGCGGCTGCCCTCCAAGCGCCGTGCTGCCGTCGTCTTCCCAGCGAGCTGCCGCCTCCCTCCAAGCGCCATGctgatgccgccgccgccgtccgccgtgcCCGCaccgcgcggccgccgccgccctccccacacttcgcgcccgccgccgccgccgtccctcGCGCGCCACCGCCCGCACTGCCCGCACcgcgcggctgctgctgccgccgccctcccaacatcgcgccgccggctcccctGAGTACGCCGGCGAcgggaaaaagaagagaaactgCTGTCGTTTTTACCCTGACTTTCTATTTCTCCATCTGTTTTGAGGTGACACTCCTTATATTTAAATTAAAGAAAATGAACGATCCACATTATTTTCAGAATACCGTAGAAGAGTTCTTGAaagatacttcctccgatcctaaattctcgtctcaaatttgcccagatacggatgtatctattcttaaaaagcgtctagatacatgtaatattttgacaacaatttaggatcgaagaGAGTATTTGACAGTGTTATGCTCTAGGAAAGAGGCACGAGGCTGATCTTTTTGGCTAGggatgcaaacgggatcccgcgaaagtcccgcttctagttcattttccAAATCTTCTATTTAAActtttgctcaaaatttgaataagagatttgagaattgaacAAGGATCCCGTTTGCATCTCTATCTTTGGCTGACTTGGTGTCTCGTAAGTAGAaagtcaaaagtcaaaaccaaataaaaacaCCACTAAAATAAAACTAGACCAAACCGATAACGATTAATGGTACCTTAGCCCTTAACAACACGCTAATACAAAAGGTACTTTATCGTGATATGATTCTTGGACAGGTATACCCTATGCATGGATTTCCTATATTTTTCCAATTATTTCTTAGTTACTACCTTAGGGGTTAATATGGTTAAATATGCAATTATCAAATTGATACTAACTCGTACAAGGCAGATATAATCAAATTATCGTGCTGCAAATGGAGAtactttttctttctattttgaGAATACGTATATTTCTCTgtacaacaaaagatgtctcaactttgactaaacttgaatgcatctatacagtaagtcatgtctagatacatctaaattttgacaaacttaagacatcttttgttggatgaagGGAGTATATCTAGTTATATGCCTATGTACGCGTCACTCTACTATTGACCGGGCAAAGCACCTACCTTTGCAAAACCGCAGCCACCGATCCAACCTCGGAATCCGGTCATTTAACAAATTGATACTATGCTATAAAAGGCAgatatgaaaaaataaatttggtcCTGCCAATGGCGCTAttaatttttctattttgaGAATACGACCATACCTATTTATACGCCTATGGAGTATGGACAATTCACTTGTCTTCGGAGCTGGCAAAGCAACCACCTACACGTACTGATCTCAAAGCCAAAATAAAACAGTCACCAATTCAAGGTAGTGTACGTAGCCGTAGGCAGGAAACAGTTAATCGGCAATGAGGACCTCcagccttctcctcctcgtcgctgTTGCTGGCATCGTCTTGGTTTATCCCGTCGCCACATCTGCCCAGCAACCTTGGACTCCGATCGAGGGCATCGAGTCAGCATACTACCAGGAGCTCAGTGCGTGGGCGGTGTCTGAGCACGTCAAGCAGGCACACGACGATCTCAGGTACAGCAAGGTGACAAGTGGCGAGGAGCAAAAACTACCGAATGGCGAGAAGGACCGCCTCTTCATCGTCGCGGTGGACGGCAATGGCAAGGATGGCAAGTATCAGGCGGTGGTCGTCGTGGATAAGACTTCGCGGAGGCTTGAATCCTTTGCTCCGGCAAACTGAAGCGCGCGGCCAACAACTGGCTGGCATGCATGGTATATAGTCCAATCACGGTTACTACTTTAGACACAATAAATGATTTCCAAGGACGACAAATATGTCGTTTCTAGGAATATTCGAATTTCAAAATGAATCTTTGGTGTACACTTAAATCTGGATGCACGATCAATATAAATGGAGTTCTGAGGAAGATAATAAGAAGTACTATGTGTTTTTTTATCGCAAAAATAACACAAATCTATTACTCCGAGAAGTACAAATCACATCAAACATAAGCATCAAGGTCCCGAGACCACCTAAACTACGACCACTACCACCATGAACGAGCTGATGACCCGTCGTTGTCGCCGATACCCTACCACAGCTGGCTGGAGCTTGTCGATGACAGCCGGTCCTCGTGCACGTGCCCCTAAGGACCAGCGTCTCGTAGCCGTATGCAATTGTTTTTTATCGAACCCTTGAATCGATCTCAAGACAAACCTGGCACCAGATCTCACATGCGCGCATACACGAGAAGAAACCCTAATCGATCTCGTTAGGGAGGTTAGGAATGTGCGCCGACGCTCCGTCGATTCCGTACGGACGAACCAACTCTAGGGGACTGACTCTCAGAGTTTGGAAGAACATATTGACGATAATATGGAACCAATTAAGCGCTGAATTTTTAGAAAGCAGTTGATAAATACCAATAATGGAGTACTACTGAATATGGAAACCAAATTAATCGTGTCTTTTTTTATGGAAACCAAATAAATTGTGGTAATTAATTGATACCAAATCAGTAAGATGGATATGCTTCCCATATTAATGACTGCGAAAGAACGACATACTATTTAAATGCCCCCCCGGCCGGTGACGATCTCAAGCTTGGAAACCCATTGATCGATCAATCAAAAGGCAGGATAGATCGCTAAACACAAACCCCAGCAGCTAGCCATGAAGaccagcctcctcctcctccccgtcgccgccgtcctttGCGCTATCACTGCGCCCATCAAGTCGTCGCCCTTGCCCGGAGGATGGGCACCAATCCCTGACATCGACAAGCCAGAGATCCAGGAGCTCGGCCAGTGGGCAGTGGCAGAGCACGTGAAGCAGGCGAAAGACGGTCTCAAGTTCACCAAGGTGGTGAAGGGCGAGGTGCAGGTCGTGGCAGGCTTCAACTACA
This is a stretch of genomic DNA from Brachypodium distachyon strain Bd21 chromosome 1, Brachypodium_distachyon_v3.0, whole genome shotgun sequence. It encodes these proteins:
- the LOC106865767 gene encoding uncharacterized protein LOC106865767, which codes for MAEIDTRPLESVQAALNLFEQRSNDHSRSSSPDRNEQEIDAVTKELATCKLQLEMKDNENKQATLDLDALRKAMRELSEKYDRACLDAHRRISELESDNAGITRRQCEAACECEALRGELACARRELEALRGANAYVLEEVEAMETRRILERDSAREALARALELNEAVLSSAVAAIRAEEERSVFFQEFTMEMLSSGKDSEAVGRMQEAMEGVEEELLAKTVEVEILRSELLQLKELYFSSERAVVAVMPDSAAAAAASGNDGSAACNGSDPEIADACFGTVESVDGPNIRPDDGNIRGSLSERVVEGQKKPKKGVRFLEDYKSTSCGDKDTAMAGNRGFEAATTDAGFVTEISKDDREADGYVLVAKDGEAGIKDAAISDLRFTLEEALRRAELAEEAKAALERELRGRDEVQKQQQQQQRPPRPRPGRFENAPAPPARPRVTPSPAPKGGASPTPRCHGLTLGKVLNMKYK
- the LOC100828052 gene encoding uncharacterized protein LOC100828052, giving the protein MMRTSPLLAFLAVASVLCAAATPAAALGAEWKSIKNVTDPHIQELGAWAVAEHGKVANDRLRFRKVVDGKLLVLVGVTYLLDVDAVRLDGKDAVYKAKVYEQDTSRKLISFQPASNCLLLLVAVAGIVLVYPVATSAQQPWTPIEGIESAYYQELSAWAVSEHVKQAHDDLRYSKVTSGEEQKLPNGEKDRLFIVAVDGNGKDGKYQAVVVVDKTSRRLESFAPIAKHKPQQLAMKTSLLLLPVAAVLCAITAPIKSSPLPGGWAPIPDIDKPEIQELGQWAVAEHVKQAKDGLKFTKVVKGEVQVVAGFNYRLDIHAKNSDGVDGAYRTVVWELPTNGRRLISFTKAN
- the LOC104582395 gene encoding cysteine proteinase inhibitor 8, which codes for MRTSSLLLLVAVAGIVLVYPVATSAQQPWTPIEGIESAYYQELSAWAVSEHVKQAHDDLRYSKVTSGEEQKLPNGEKDRLFIVAVDGNGKDGKYQAVVVVDKTSRRLESFAPAN